A window of the Sabethes cyaneus chromosome 1, idSabCyanKW18_F2, whole genome shotgun sequence genome harbors these coding sequences:
- the LOC128732490 gene encoding uncharacterized protein LOC128732490 yields MFRRSQPMSGSSTSSPVRDAGNKTADGSRRDSKDVMHMVYMPVEINQIKEEVPNHDIQADSEVSLDAHSTLAQVLEDFSNDEAPHEPEIEIKTSSRSLVEPFRKAAGNPQKIIQIQMGNLSYLTDQMFKPAQANLLTKDMLEQKITEKDPDLVYRKHHNNNSTWARYMPMYYKGVKQNYVRCLECGWLVLHKASTGTGSLLRHKCKIKLPSGVEVKIEQQPASNRNLPAKASAAVGPTQSNAVKFQTTQMPQNVIDDLIRQQACFLYKDLSSVDMFDSQNFRTFAQMLVNIGVFYGQQDIGFLADREKLLEHAIPSIYQQAKCQLNQALQDCDLSYSFSKFRNEAEQKTYVTINSYTIAEDYYFRKINVKTVLVDELKTFVDEFRTIVSTTLDKEQTEPLKLVYGSKLLDSAGTDDFEPIPCVVTALWEVMRTVMNVAKLDSKLYLERVFVRDDNEAATEEDPTWKIMAPFKEPINSLISDSNVTISEVVLWKKKLEKCFRLEEGDDDETKTVKEAFQMQLRQSLKLHDYHKIAVFLDPKFKGLRFLTDEERTETLAIVKQQLRRDRDGIEQLKKLYSCGKTDSSEIRKETKFYEYMDASLEVESADVVDDEIRQYVNIKLETPMDILGYWRNENAFPLLKKLCQRVLNIPAACDDMKQLFGRTEQQRDFAKKRAVLRHDEIDMMLYLNQNGP; encoded by the exons ATGTTTCGACGCAGTCAACCGATGTCAGGTTCGTCAACGTCATCCCCGGTACGTGATGCAGGGAATAAAACTGCGGACGGCTCGAGACGCGACAGCAAGGATGTGATGCACATGGTATACATGCCGGTGGAAATAAATCAAATCAAGGAGGAAGTACCCAACCACGACATACAG GCCGATTCAGAAGTATCGCTGGACGCGCACAGCACGCTGGCCCAGGTGCTGGAGGACTTTTCCAACGACGAAGCTCCGCATGAGCCGGAAATCGAAATTAAAACCAGTTCGCGTTCGCTGGTCGAACCGTTCCGGAAGGCTGCCGGAAACCCACAGAAGATCATCCAGATTCAGATGGGCAATCTGTCCTACctgacggatcagatgttcaaACCGGCCCAGGCGAATTTGCTCACCAAGGACATGCTGGAGCAGAAGATCACGGAGAAGGATCCGGATTTGGTCTACCGGAAGCATCACAACAATAACAGCACTTGGGCCAGGTACATGCCAATGTACTACAAAGGCGTCAAACAGAATTACGTTCGCTGTCTGGAATGTGGCTGGCTGGTACTGCACAAAGCTAGTACCGGAACCGGTTCTCTACTTCGGCATAAGTGTAAGATTAAGCTTCCCTCCGGAGTGGAGGTCAAAATTGAACAACAGCCGGCTTCCAACCGAAATTTGCCGGCAAAAGCATCGGCAGCAGTAGGACCGACGCAATCCAACGCCGTCAAGTTTCAAACTACCCAAATGCCACAAAACGTAATCGACGATCTGATCCGACAGCAGGCCTGTTTCCTATACAAAGATCTCAGCAGCGTCGACATGTTCGATAGCCAAAATTTTCGAACTTTTGCTCAAATGTTGGTTAACATTGGAGTATTCTACGGTCAGCAGGACATTGGATTTCTGGCCGATAGAGAAAAACTCCTAGAACATGCCATTCCATCGATCTACCAGCAAGCAAAATGCCAATTAAACCAAGCCTTGCAAGACTGTGATCTAAGCTACAGCTTCAGCAAGTTTAGAAACGAAGCTGAGCAGAAAACCTACGTCACAATAAACTCCTACACCATCGCGGAAGACTATTATTTTCGCAAAATCAATGTTAAGACTGTACTCGTGGATGAACTGAAGACTTTCGTCGATGAATTCCGGACCATTGTGTCCACAACGCTGGACAAAGAACAGACTGAACCTCTCAAACTTGTATACGGCTCGAAGCTGCTGGATAGTGCTGGTACGGACGATTTTGAACCGATACCGTGTGTAGTGACTGCTCTCTGGGAAGTAATGAGAACCGTTATGAATGTGGCCAAACTGGACAGTAAACTCTACCTAGAGAGAGTATTCGTCCGAGATGATAATGAAGCTGCTACGGAAGAGGATCCGACGTGGAAAATAATGGCTCCGTTCAAGGAGCCCATTAATAGCTTAATTTCGGACAGTAATGTGACCATCAGTGAGGTTGTCCTGTGGAAGAAAAAGCTTGAAAAGTGCTTCCGACTGGAGGAGGGTGATGACGACGAAACAAAGACTGTTAAAGAAGCATTCCAAATGCAGCTTAGGCAAAGCCTAAAGCTGCACGATTATCATAAAATTGCGGTATTTCTAGATCCGAAGTTCAAAGGACTTCGTTTTCTTACTGACGAGGAACGCACGGAGACGCTCGCAATAGTAAAGCAGCAGTTACGACGGGACCGGGATGGCATCGAACAGCTCAAAAAGCTGTACAGTTGTGGTAAGACCGACAGCAGCGAAATTCGAAAGGAAACGAAATTCTACGAGTACATGGACGCGTCTCTGGAGGTCGAGTCCGCCGACGTAGTGGACGACGAAATTCGGCAGTACGTGAACATCAAGCTGGAAACGCCGATGGACATCCTGGGCTATTGGCGCAACGAAAATGCATTCCCCCTGCTGAAGAAGCTCTGCCAGCGGGTGCTGAACATTCCGGCGGCCTGTGACGACATGAAGCAGCTGTTCGGTCGAACCGAACAGCAGCGGGATTTCGCGAAGAAACGGGCCGTACTGCGGCACGATGAAATCGATATGATGCTGTACTTGAATCAGAACGGGCCGTGA